The Armatimonadota bacterium genome contains a region encoding:
- a CDS encoding polysaccharide deacetylase family protein yields the protein MHLLSPWRRAPSFTAADGLPILLYHKVGDYRSGAAVKAHYVTPALFRAHLSFLAAAGYRTIGVRDILRYLRGERIAVERPIAITFDDGYECVYSRAWPVLREFGFGAIVFVAAGHVGGVNDWEPRLRAPEPMLTADHIAELARAGIEIGSHGMSHRPLTRLASARLREELVASKRILEDMLEREVCALSYPCGDHDGRVRALAAEAGYLAACATERGVNRPGGDFFSLRRLNIRRYNYLPLFRRKLRRAYGLPAPRAE from the coding sequence GCCATGGCGTCGCGCCCCGTCGTTCACCGCTGCCGACGGCTTGCCGATCCTGCTCTACCACAAGGTGGGCGACTACCGGTCAGGCGCAGCGGTGAAGGCTCATTATGTCACGCCCGCGTTGTTTCGCGCCCACTTGTCTTTCCTCGCCGCCGCCGGATACCGCACGATCGGCGTGCGCGACATCTTGCGCTACCTGCGCGGCGAGCGCATCGCGGTCGAGCGACCGATAGCGATCACCTTCGACGACGGGTACGAATGCGTGTACTCCCGGGCCTGGCCGGTACTTCGCGAGTTCGGATTCGGGGCCATCGTCTTCGTCGCCGCGGGGCATGTGGGTGGGGTCAACGACTGGGAGCCCCGGCTGAGGGCGCCCGAGCCGATGCTGACAGCCGATCACATCGCTGAGCTAGCGCGCGCCGGCATTGAGATCGGCTCCCATGGCATGAGCCATCGCCCCCTGACCCGGCTCGCGTCCGCGCGGTTGCGGGAGGAGCTCGTCGCCTCCAAGCGCATACTGGAGGATATGCTGGAGCGCGAGGTGTGCGCGCTGTCGTACCCCTGCGGGGATCATGACGGCCGCGTGCGCGCGCTCGCGGCCGAGGCGGGTTATCTCGCCGCCTGCGCCACCGAGCGCGGCGTCAACCGGCCCGGAGGCGACTTCTTCTCTCTCCGGCGCCTTAACATCCGTCGCTACAACTACCTTCCGCTGTTCCGACGCAAGCTGCGACGCGCCTATGGCCTGCCGGCGCCGCGGGCGGAGTAA